One Myxococcaceae bacterium JPH2 genomic window, AGACGGACTCCGCGGAGAAGCGAACCGTCGAGGTCGCCGCGGGGCTCACAGCCCCGCGACCCCGAGGTAGCGGCTGTCTTCCAGGTCGAAGGGCTTGCCGTCGAAGCGGCCGTAGCGCTCGCGCGGGGTGAGGCCGATGGCCGTGAGCGCGGCCTCCAGTTCGTCCGGCGTGAAGTGGCGCAGCTTGAGCCTTCGGATGGGGCTGGCTCCGCCGGGCACGCGACGCTCGCGCAGGTGCCGGGCGAACAACGGACGCTTCGGCTCCACCGCTCCACCCGGTGCATCTTCGTCACGCGCGAGCACCGGCTCACGGGGGGCGTTGAGCACGTCGAAGACGAACGTCCCGCCCGGCGACAAGTGGTGGCGCACCGTGGCCAGGAAGCCATCCAGGTCATCGCGCGTGGACATCAGGCCGAGCGCATGCTGCGGCGCGAGCACCAGCGGG contains:
- a CDS encoding class I SAM-dependent methyltransferase, with the protein product MSGNDARGRTPLSLVGQEPDLLFYTRQATEHGGPVLVLGSANGRVPWALAGHGFTVVGVDPSEVMVRLAEERRGVESEDVSARVRFHSVDPRALRLEERFPLVLAPQHALGLMSTRDDLDGFLATVRHHLSPGGTFVFDVLNAPREPVLARDEDAPGGAVEPKRPLFARHLRERRVPGGASPIRRLKLRHFTPDELEAALTAIGLTPRERYGRFDGKPFDLEDSRYLGVAGL